The segment CCTGTACATGCATGCTAATGTCATCTGCCAAGCTTATTGTGCCCTGTGCTTGCATGCTTAGCACTAACATTATCACCTGGTCAGGAGCTTTAACCAAccaagccacggcgccaaaccacatACAAGGCTGtagggagggtgactcagagggtcACAACATCCAGAGGCAGGCCAGGTGCTGGTGAGCTTAAAAGataatgtctacaaatttctactgcctgagggcaacactgcacagtattagagaaagccaaaagccacaactctggtgggactcaaacccacaaccttagaacagcctcatctggcagtctagaactCCAATGttctatccattgcgccacagagcccaatGTGGGGAAAAGCAGAGCCGCGTGAaggctgaccttccgggtctgtggccGCCCAACGCTAAGAGAGCGcgtgctctctctgcaggaaggacaggccctcgggtctctgcaTAATTgtagtgtcgtttgaaaggcagaggcactgtaagggcctcaggtccaagggagagcaaaaagatccaagctgccgtctacaaggcaccgctgggatttgaatccaggatctcctgtttactagacaggcgctttaaccaactaagccacagcGCCACCCCGCATGTTAGGTGTGGGGAGGGTGGCTCAGAGGATGCAGGAATCAACAATATGAACTTCccgctgcctccacttgatgcgaGACAGTGATTGCCATCCCTCACTCAATTGgctcttgggcatgttttgctaccttttaaatatgattgacattttttttttaaatcaacgtacgctgagaacaggaggccacaaaatggtttctgctgtccgagggcAATACTGCGCAGAACGgtcttaacaaaatgccaaaaagcatgACCCTGGTGGTACTCAAACCCACAACCTCATCTGGGAGTCTAGAAATCCAATGCACCACAGAGCCTGTAGGTATGCTAGGCTGGGCTTGTCCGGCTCTGTCAAGTGGcaagctgtgtgggcagaaagacaggtctgTGCACAATTGAgggtcaagttttagtcgactaaaagtctcgtcattttagtctagttttagtcaaaagaaaactcaaggtatcttagtcaaagttttagtcgacaaaaagtcttttaattttagtctagttttagtcaaaaaagaactaaatatattttagtctaggtttagtcaaaaaattgtagtctttttttaaaacaacacattattactgagattattactgatacacatttcaataaaaaaattgtttcacatatctcaaacattggttaaatgtcataattacctgacaaaatacacttgttgaatgatttttgttgaatgcaaatgttaaacgtgtctggttttcaatttctgatttaggagacacattcacaaatgattaaccctttcagtggtgagtttaaaatattctagcggacccctgagagtgagttttttttaagcgaccgttattttagaacgttcttccttattgtttccatggcgacgcatcaagcttgtcacgtgacacaacacagacacaataacactgtatgacagatagatcgcttttatttcgtttttccttttttatccagaatactcacacacttgcttaccatgccatgaactatctaatattccgattcacaaatatgtgtgaattagtgtgtttcatcgtttaaaaccctatataaatgatctggatcgtaatctgtaacgtgagatgggcgcggccatgtttgttcgcgctgctgttcagagagtcctgtcagccgtatttacagcacatatacattcatacgtttctcccgaaatacatgcaagtaagtggctggtgaactagaagaggaatagagtgaactttttagttactaagcctatgtgtatgtgacatgaataaaacacatcggcaaattatatttgaatagattgttattttctgcttccatagacctatgtgtgtattttacaaactctaaatgtctccttttactagtacttatgtgtatttaaatgtctgaaacctaaaataagcgttatgtggttaaaacactgcatagttgtgattatatgacaagcgcagagctcgtccgtctctggctcagcgccagccagcgcgccaaagcgcagtttgaatattttaaagccgtaacagctgatgaaaaagcagagacgattgtagacgaaaatgaagagagattttatcttagtttttattttatgcaaaacattttcgtctctcttttttcgtcaacaataatgcatgttaatttagtgttagtcagcgtttttggacagtggtgcagtcttgtcatcgcctcgtcttagtcatgaaaaaaaggtTGTTGaagaacatatttcgtctcgtctcgtctgacgaaattaacactacggtaaacactggactatgttggctggagtctctattttcacgttccgtacaatagaatcggcaattactagagcactttcatcaggtttctcagtgggtgcttcactgagtgtggagaacctgtttgatgttctgatcggaacggaagagcggtgttttgacccacgactatgccgtctcacagtcacccagttgccctgctacacgggcgttgttaccggaaccgaacaatgtacagggctttctgagctagtcgcatccaaaaccgtatctaaggccctcacattcttactatcctctattaaagtttggatgcgtgattctagttattaaatcttctctgtcagcctgactatattcctgcatttatcacatgtataaggctcactgctgacagagatagataagctatacattaGAGTTGAGCCGGATACTCGGCTGAAACGAGTATCCGGCACGGATAAAGCACTTTTGCCGAGTACGAGTATCATACGAGTAATACGAGTCAATATCTGTGCTCGGATTGAATAAAAATTCTCATTGGGTAGTTTACTGTGTCTGCGTTCTGTGATAGACTAATCACAGCGTCCCTCccctacacacatacagatttaggggccgttcacatgtagcgtcttttgagtgctcaaattcgttattttaaatgtagacgcgcggcttgcgcgcgcataatggaagcgaaacaaatcaacttttcagaatgcagcaagcgcaccgaagcttggagctagagcgcagctgatggttgcttagaaacggcagatgcTTCCGGagagcaagcgcccgagcgctttgttgataaggaagaaagcggcgtgcctagcgttttccacacgtttttaggcgcgacatgtgaacggtcccgctctgctcacacacacacagaacactgagaagagaagagaacagcgcgctctctctcgttctctcccTCAGTCACTTAGGTTTGCGGGTTTTTTCCGTTAACGTTTAGGGTTTCTTCAGCTTcaggtttgttttttactttggtTTGTTTGTAGTACTTACTTAACCAGTAGAGTTTTGGTAAACGCGGGGTTTGTTCAGACGTGGTGCTTGGTAAAAGCGACTCGCGTCTCTGCCTGTcggagaattttttttcttttttaaacagtCAATTGGCTCTGACCAGTTTTTTTTACTTCACTCACTGAGTGTCTGAcactttcttttttgtatttcataaattaataaaaaaataaaaaaaaggaagtagtggtattacaaattaattagttacacacacacacacacacacacacacacactctctctctctctctctctccctctctctgccgttcatctgagttttttttttttaaaccttctgctgGTTCGAAGTAGcggtataaaaaaaaactatactacAAATGAataagctacacacacacacacacacatacctggtgtgggaaaaaaaagaacccaaataaatagaaaatcaaactgctcaaggttaaaaaaagaaagttatgTTGAAATGAAAACTCTTGTCCATTACATTTTACTTCATAATTGCAACCGCATGTGTTGTATTCATTGTTGCAAAACTTGTTCTGTATATGGTTCGTTTGTTATCATGATCAAAACCACTGATCTGAAGCTCAATGCTGATGCTGTCATGTAAATAGTTTTCTAATcagcaataaatataacaatttctgatcaacccatatcaattgcatgcttaaaataacataccggttAAAGCCCCGCCCATTTCAAGACAACATGACCAACTTCCAGGTTAAATCCCACCCACTTCCGGGTTAGGCCCCGCCCACTCCGAGTACAGATACAGATAATTCAAATGGTTAACAGATACAGATAATGCTGTACTCGCTCATCCCtactatacatgtggcaagcagtgcagactacaattgtaggagaagaagccattactcaccgtgattgtggaaTGTTTACAACTTACCAACTGTTGTTTTTCGAATTCCTGAAAAAACGGAATGGAACTGGCTaaaggagtactaacgatattaaacacgagagaaaaaacgtgaatagaacgcagatgacaagctaactggctaacgcaatgctaaagatagtaaacgagttaaaagcgtgaatggagtgcgagtagaaagttaactggctaatggaatgctaacgtgctgcactcgtgattatagaataaggcgaacgatcaaattagtcagattagtttaatggataagatcagaaattaagttaggctatatctatcaatttaaaacggcagaattaacaataagatagagaatccaaaaGAAAACAGAAGCTGCAGGGAGCAACAAACACAGATCACTCTGCAGCAAAGGCAAGGCAAACAGTCATGTATCTCTGATGCTCCTGACACTGAAAATGAGTTGCTCTGGTGTTGGTGATACTTTACTGAACCTTACTGATGAAAAATGACCCATGTTGCTTACCATTGAAGATTCCATTATGAAAACAAATGTACTTACAGCAACCGAGATGGCATGGGCTTGGGCTTAAGACAAACATGACAGACAAACTGATAGGAAGAAAATAGTTCAGgtgagaaaacaaaacactctCAAGTCATCTGTAAGCATTTGGCTTTTATTACATTTCCTCCTATATTCCCATGTTCACACTTAATGGGACCCCAGTTAATACTCCACACCTCcatattttatttcctatttgattGCAACTTAGAATCATTGCTTACATACCATTTTCATTTTATCACTTTATTCCTCTGCTCTTTACTATGACATTTACCATGTATGCTACATCTTCAAGAACTTTTTCACACTTGATCTCATCTGCTTGTTTCAACTCATTTGTTAACACAATTACACCTTTTACACTGATAACATAAACATACAGAtctctcatgtgtgaaacctcatgtggtatttaagtgttgctttatttctgaaactcttTCTGCAGTGACCACATttaaatggtttctctccagtgtgaacacttatgtgtctgttaaggtgtcctttttggttgaaacttcttccacattgctggcaggtgaaaggcttctctccagtgtgaattcttatgtggtcttcaaagttttgtttataattaaacctctttccgcactgagggcatgtgtagggctgctctccagagtgaattttcatgtggtcttcaaagtgctgtttttgactaaaactctttccacactcagagcatgtgtagggtttctctctatgagttctcatgtggactttaaggttttcatgttgatcaaaactcattccacactgatcacacatgTAAGACtgctctccattgtgaattctcatgtgtctgataaagctttctttttgagtgaaacttactccacactgttggcaggtgaaaaggctCTCTCCAGAGTGGACTGTCATGTGGTAATGGAGGTTTCCCTTCCGgttaaaacttcttccacactgttggcaggtgtaaggcttctctccagtgtgaacactcatgtggCTGTTAAGggatcctttttggttgaaacttcttccacattgctggcaggtaaaaggcttctctccagtgtgaagtctTAAGTGTTCTTCAAAGCGTACTTTATAATTAAacttctttccacactgagggcatgtgtagggtttcttagtgtgaattctcatatggtcttcaaagtgttgtttttgatggaaactctgtccacactcagggcatgtgtagggattctctccagtgtgactcCTAACATGTCTTTTAAGACTTGCTCTAAGACTAAaatgctttccacactgttgacagatgaaagaaCTTCTTCCTGTCTTTCGAGTAATTTTTCTTGAGAAAGTCGtttcagtctgtgaacaactaaaagatttttctccatttatgaaatcatgatctttctcttccatttcattcagtacttcactttcctctttcagtgccatcagatctaagatgaaaaaagacaaaagttaaccccagtttaaaaacacgaaacacaaaaacacatcaaattTCAGTTAAATGAGTTAAACAAAGCATATGAAATTTATGCAGAATTCCAGTATAAAAAAGGCACATGGAGGACACAgaacaaaactgaaaacaaatTTTAATCATGTATTACTGAAGTTCTTCTAAAAGCAGACTCTGGTGTTTTCATAAACATAATGTGTGTTTATTGTAGTGATTGTTAGcatatgcaacttttagcattgtGTATAATATATTTCTGCCTTGACCATAATTCCCATCGGGTCGCAACTGTATGTAAattctagggctgcaactaactattattttgataatcgattagttggtcgattaatttttcgattaatcgattagttggtTAAAAATCAccaattacttatttatttatttatttaaatcacactattccacattctgaatgctatgacaacacagtgcttaacaatttacaagAATTCACCTGTCGttataaagagaaaagacaaatatctgaagaaaaacactctaacaagcataaaatacagtgtctctgctatttattctgccgtgtcggtgtttagtgtcctgcctacagcagcagcagcgagcgcaagtgccttcagcagagttccgcGTTCAGATGCACGCAGCAAGATTaaactggccgcaaagccccagctaaagtaattaccatgaatgtggcgggggaaaagtaaggagatattcaaattatttattaataaacttgtattttctgagtcagtgttgcaaagatgaagttgacgatcctgacacAACATCTGCTCACTGCTGGACGCGCTTTTatagcctaaatgcatctttatggattaggcatgtggctaataaaagagttttgttttatttcattttatagtaATGAAGTAagaatttaaagtaaatttatgagcaaaaatttcacatcatgtcctgcaaagctttcactctacccacaaacgattggatatgcgcctatttgtacacatttatctaggtcaaacgattaaagtaatattgtgatatgctttcagttttatatatatttaaggaTTTTAATTTTAATCCTGATGAtctgagaaggctaaattgatctgtctgccgctgggcGCTTTGtcgactttaaaaaacaaaaacttgaatttcacaaataaaacatgttccaaatatatttctaaattaactttataaaataaataaatgaaaataaatgtaatcactttgctattaaaaacagcagctgttcaatggggaagagaaagaaaaaagacaggttccagtcggactcgggcagCCTAATTCTGATCAGCTGTGGAGGctgttaggaatttttgcaacgaatgtttgtttattaGCATATTTAACAATTATtgaggctactttcttatttaaatgtattatttctttgatctattttagcattttgtaggctgcttgttcaacGACGGAGTtgctaaacacgcacgtttgtgaataatgtttgagcctcatttatttatataggctataaacaccgcaccaccgctgcggtaaaaatctgccaccgtcacagctaTACAGTTCCTAGCCTTCATAAatgcactacatgttgtatttaaatctaaatttaacattcaacgactgACATGAATATTTTTGCGCAGAGTAGCCTATTAATTGTCTCACGCCaacacgctcattcagtaaagatttaaacttaacacagactgccagaatggactttaatgcataaatggaaatgcttgtgtgaatttgtgacatttaaagataaggatatgaccgtaaactgaaagttttcatacgagatgcaaacggatctcaaagcgcctcaaGCCATTACATTATtagcttcaagtttaaaataaggaattctgatgttttgggcagcttggatcacgtatctctcctgcagcatctcagtctgtttcctccactcttCTTAGATGCATTATGTCTAGacatgcgtcattcagtgctgtaatttgacgtgatcATCTGAAGTGCACGTGCACTGTGGGTGGACCCGactaatcgataatgagaatcgttgtcgacgaatttcattatcgataataatcgattttatcgattagttgttgcagccctagtaaATTCAGAAGTTAATTCGCTGGTATCTGAAAATTAGTTTTgccattaaaattgttttaaatgtctgaaatgttGGTGTCAGTTGATAACTTAATATGAAAATGTGGGAAATAAACAGTGGTGCTGACCGTCTCTAACTCAGATAACCTCTGCCTTTGTTCAAAACCCGCTTTGGCCCAAGATATTCAAATGATAAGGCAtatgtgaggttgatgaatgacaggcaaatgtttttatttcctgCCCGTAATTAGGCCCACCTCAAGGACCAGCTGTTAACAAACTGTTCAATATTGACATGGACCCTTTTTTCTGTGACTGACCAAATAATAAAATTTCAGTTGACTAAGTCTCTTCTCAACGACTAACATTTAGTAAACTGTCGCCCGACTTTATTTCGCATACGTCATCATTACATCAGAGCAAGACCATAtgccagggctgccaactctcacgcattcagcgtgagactcacgcaattgacacttttcacacgctctcacgccacacatccattttctcacgcagtcaaaagcaccctcagttaaaactgtaataataagatattggctaaagctccagggcgtatttgtgtttgtgctctggaaatcgccaaaagacaacgtgttttcgtagcgctgagcaatgtagccaatcacagacatttatgttgatctagaacgccggtgattggccattgcgttctgaattcactcacctctaaacACCAGATTGTACTTGTGgactctcactgtaaataagcggttcattgataataaaaggacttttgcgattaactgaagcgacacgttttagtgattatcaatgaagggctattgcgcactccaaggctacgtataatccgtttagaatttgaataaaagttttgtttttcgtccTGCTAACAGCTGTATACCGGTACAAGAAGCAGAATTTCGGGAGTGATAAATCCCTCACGAATGAAGGATTAATTTTCGAATATgagaaaatataatttctcagaacagcagactacagaaaaatatttgaattttcgtgtcaaaatatatatgttttttgtatatgcaattatttataatgactAAATCTAGGAATTATTTTACTGCacataactttttaccacaacaagaaaagtaaatagttttgcagcactgcaacagttattttacatcattttataataaaaacacagtatgacatttttataaatatatttaaaaataacaaataatttcacaatgctagaagtcagaccaaattttaataaaaaaaactgctcatgcgaACATGTGTGtagcaccttttttttttcttgatttaaaatgcagtgtttagttctaattttcaatttattaatatttttttaactgcaaaaacatttcattgccagaaaaaaatatatatttatggctggtaaattctctcaaatca is part of the Garra rufa chromosome 1, GarRuf1.0, whole genome shotgun sequence genome and harbors:
- the LOC141342720 gene encoding uncharacterized protein yields the protein MAFIKEETEDMKIEETFRVKHEDTEEQTDLMALKEESEVLNEMEEKDHDFINGEKSFSCSQTETTFSRKITRKTGRSSFICQQCGKHFSLRASLKRHVRSHTGENPYTCPECGQSFHQKQHFEDHMRIHTKKPYTCPQCGKKFNYKVRFEEHLRLHTGEKPFTCQQCGRSFNQKGSLNSHMSVHTGEKPYTCQQCGRSFNRKGNLHYHMTVHSGESLFTCQQCGVSFTQKESFIRHMRIHNGEQSYMCDQCGMSFDQHENLKVHMRTHREKPYTCSECGKSFSQKQHFEDHMKIHSGEQPYTCPQCGKRFNYKQNFEDHIRIHTGEKPFTCQQCGRSFNQKGHLNRHISVHTGEKPFKCGHCRKSFRNKATLKYHMSSANKHGRAHLTLQITIQIIYIGF